The Corvus hawaiiensis isolate bCorHaw1 chromosome 29, bCorHaw1.pri.cur, whole genome shotgun sequence region cctggctcaGCGAGACCTGTCACTGTCTGTTCCCAGGATATGAACAAGCTGAGCTGTGGGAAGAAGACGCGGGTGGAAGGTGGCCAGCTGGGGGGTGATGAATGGACCCGCCATGGCAGCTTTGTCAATAAGCCCACCCGTGGCTGGCTGCATCCCGATGACAAGGTCATGGGCTCCGGTGTCTCCTACCATGTCCGGGTGAGTGCTGGGGAGTGGGGGAGAGTGGGaggggtcactgggggggtttggggacctCCTGGTGGTAGGATGCACCATGCTctttgggggagggggagggcagggcaaTGGGCAGTGGGATTCCCAGGGAAGttactgctgcagagctggggtgcTTGAGgccccagccccctcccttGCTGCATGGGGGCAAACCCCATGGCTGGCCAAGCTCACCTTGCTCTCTTGCACAGTACATGGGCTGTGTGGAAGTGCTTCAGTCCATGAGGGCTCTGGATTTCAACACCAGGACACAGGTCACCAGGTGagctctgcctttccccaggggctgctcctttTGGGGAGGGGTGAGGAAGTTGTCTGAGCCCTACGCAAGCCCCTGGTAGCACGTGGGGCTTTCACTGGGGGCcatgggctgctgcagcccatcaAATACTAATACCAGACCACTTTGCCCACCCAAAGAGCCCCAGCTAGTACTGCCTGAGAGCTTCCCCTTTGTCACCCTGTCTCTCCTGTGCTGATCCCCATGTCCTCAGTCCTGTGGCTGGGGGGGTCTTGGGGCAAGGCAGGCACTGTGAGGACTGACATCTCACTTTACTCCCTGCAGGGAGGCCATTGGGCTGGTATGTGAGGCTGTGCCTGGTGCCAAGGGAGctgtgaggagaaggaaggtgaggccaggctggggagctgctgggggatCATGCATGGCTGATTTGGGCACAGGGCCAAGGATcagatcccagcccagctggcagTGCCATGCTGGTCAGCCCAGGGCTCTGATCTCCTAACTAAggcttgggccagggccagTGGTGAAGACAAGGTGCCCATCTCTGCTGTGGAAGCAGTGGGATGTGCTctgtcctcctgctcctgggctgtCTGGTCTGGGGAGCCCCTTCTCCACACTACCATTTGCCCCTAGCCCTGCAGCCGCTCCCTGAACTCCATCCTGGGCAAGAGCAACCTGAAGTTTGCAGGCATGCCCATCACCCTGACCATCTCTACCAGCAGCCTCAACCTCATGGCTTCAGACTGCAAGCAGGTGAGAGTGGGGAGGGGTTGGACTGGCTTTGGACACGCAGGTGCATCCTCATGTACCTCACCCCAGGTCTCACTGGGGCAGGGGATGCCCCCAGCCTCCCCAGGGAATGTCTGGGTGGGCTGTGTGATGAGTGCCCACCTCCCCACAGTCCCTGGAGCTGAAGAGGTGGGAGGAATATCCCTTGTGCTTTGTGGGCTCTCTCCTGGAGATGGTGAGACCCAAGTTCCCTTGCCTGGGGCCAGATCTCCTGGTTTTGACCCCACTTCTGGTGATGTCCCAGTCCTTTTCCTGGTGGTCTGTGGCTCATAACCAGGGCTTTGGAGGATTTTGAGCCCCCATGGTGGGTCAGCCCTGGGAGGAGCGGGATGTGCCACCCCTGGGTGGGTAACAAGaaattcctggctgtgtccaACAAGCTCTCCACTTCGCAGATCATCGCCAACCACCACATGCAGTCTATATCCTTCGCCTCAGGGGGAGACCCGGTGAGTATGCAAGGTCCCCATCCACGCCGTGTGTAGGGGACTGGTGcctctcctgccctctcccaaGGTGTCAGGCCCAGTGCTCCCCAGCAGCCCTgtctcactgctgctgtctcACCCACAGGACACAGCCGAATACGTTGCCTATGTTGCCAAAGATCCCGTCAATCAGAGAGGTGAGGGTGCTGCAAGGGTCCTCAGTGCCAGAGCCCCACTTTGGAGGTGTTTAGGATCAGCTCAGTGTAGGGCGGGAAACTGGGCGACCTGTAAGAAAGCTCTGGGGTGtacagggcaggctcaggggtGAAGAACCTTCTAGTGCTGGAGTTCCACAATTCCATCCCTCTTTTTTCTACCCAGCCTGCCATATCCTGGAGTGTCCTGAAGGCTTGGCACAGGATGTCATCAGCACCATCGGGCAGGCCTTCGAGCTGCGCTTCAAGCAGTACCTGAAGAATCCCCCAAAGCTGGTGACCCCCCACGACAGGTCAGGGCAGGGttgtgtgaggaggaggaaggtggtTTTGGAGAGGGGATGCAGCCATGGCTGCTGTCACAGGCTTATCTGTGCTGTGCTCTCCCAGGATGGCAGGGTTTGATGGCTCTGCCTGGGACGAAGAAGAGGAGGAACCAGCCCCGGATCACCAGTACTACAATGACTTCCCTGGCAAGGAACCTCCCATTGGGGGGGTTGTGGACATGCGGCTGCAGGATGGGGCTGCTCAGACCCCAAATCACTTGGGTGCCACACTGGTGAGGCTCGGGGCATGTCCTTTTGGGGAGGCACCATCTTGTGAGGGAGATGTAGGGACCCCAACTGGGCCATGGGTTCTGCTGAAGGTTATTCATGTCTCCCCGGCGTCTCTAACAGCCTGGGGTGTGGGGAGCAGGAAAGGGGGTGGGGGCTCATCactgcctctccctgcagcctgtcGGCCAGTCATCCGGTGGGGAGTATGACGCCCAGAAGCAGCATACTCCTGCCCAAGGTAATGTGATGGGTGTGGCCAGTCTCCATCCTCTTTCACGGACCCTGAGTGCTCTGATGGTGGGCACTGGTGGGGGGACAAGGTGGGCTGAAGCCCTGCTGACCACAGTGTTCCTGGTAGCAGCGAGAGAAAAATACGCAGCTCCAGCAGGCACACCTGGCCGCACGGACCTGTTTGATGACCCATCTTACGTCAATGTGCAGAACATAGACAAGACACGCCAAGCTTCAGCTGCCGGTGCCACAGCCAACGGCAGCACACAGAGGGACCTTTTCGACATGAGTGAGTGCAacagtggctgcagccagggcagggggtaGGTGGCTGTGGGCTCGGTCATGGtccctctgctcttctctccctgcagagcccttcGAAGATGCCCTGCGTGTGCCCCCATCTGTGCCTGTGGGGCTGCCCCCCGCCCAGGTGGTGGCCTccatggaggagcagctgagacgGGAGCCCTGGTACCATGGGAAGATGAACCGCAAGGAGGCTGAGAAGCTGCTGAAGGTGAACGGAGACTTTCTGGTTCGGGAAAGCACCACCACCCCGGGCCAGTACGTGCTGACTGGCTTGCAGGGTGGGCAGCCCAAGCACTTGCTGCTCGTCGATCCCGAGGGAGTGGTGAGTCTTTTTAGGGACCTGGGGGGTCCTAGGGGTTACAAGAGCTACTAGAGCATTGGGGTTGTGCGCTGGTCATCAGGGGACAACTCTGGGCTGGCTTTGAGGATGGAGAGGGCCTGGTGGAGCATGGGTGTGAGACGGCAACCACAGGTCTGTGCCTAGCCCATGCCATGGAGGGTGGTGGCTCTGGCCTTACGTGGGCACTGACAGCCTCCTGAAGCACCCCTTTTCTGGCCCCCCAGGTGCGGACAAAAGATCATCGCTTTGAGAGCGTCAGCCACCTCATCAGCTACCACATGGACAATCACCTGCCCATCATCTCGGCTGGCAGTGAGAtgtgcctgcagcagccagtgGAGAGGAGATTGTGAGCGCCTGGGGGCCCCAGTGCACAGCACCCCCAATGCGCAGCCCTCGGCCCTGTTCAATGCCCCAGGGAGCCCTCAGACTCTTCTACAAGCTCCACCCAGCACTGAGCTCGGACTTGGCTGAGAACAGGGCCTCTCTCCTTTCACCACATGGAGCTGGTGGCCATGGGGGGCTCAGGCTGTGAGTGCCTGCAGGGTGGGGAACTGTTCTTGCAAAGCCCCTAACCCTCAGCTCCAGCctttgcagagcagctcagctcctaccaaaacccagccctgctgtcgTGCCACAGCCATTCTTGTGCTCACCAGCACGGGCTCAGGACTGGCAGGGCTAAACCCCCCTGAGCCAGAGACAGCCTGTCCTTATCTCTGGGCCGAGGAGGGGGCCAGTGGgggggctctgctcccccaggCACGAGGCCCTCGACTGTACCGGATCACTTTACGTGTTAACTGTGCCTTGACCCCGCAGGTCCCACACTCTTATGcaagggcaggggctggggacagagcctCCCCCATGCTCCCAGCACCCTGTACCCCATCCGTGACACGCTTGTGCTCCAGGACACGCGCCACCACGTCCGCTTCCTCCCTGCCCGCCCGGCTGAGGCCTGGGCAATTCTGGCAGCCCCGGAGGGCTGGCGGGAGGACCCCCCTGCATGCACAGTGTAACTCCCCCCAAGCCAAAGCGTAGCCCCGCCCGTCGCAGCCCCAGGCCCCCGGCCCCGCTATACCAAAGGAACTGGCGGTTGTATTAAAGTCGGTATTTCTCTAGGCCCTGGCTGGTGTGAGAGCTGGGACgggtcactgggggtggggtgggcgGTTGTATTAGAGGTGGTATTTCTCTAGGCCCTGGCCGGTGTGAGCCGTGCTCGCTGTGGGCTCCGCCCTGTGCTCCCCTTCGTCCTTTTCCCGTGCCCTCCCCAGGCCCGCCTCCGTGGTTTGTCCCGTCTGTTCCCTTCACGCAtcctccccccccccttccATTGCGCTGCACTTGGTTTGGTCCGGCCGAGGGGTGGGGTGGGAGTCTGCGGTGATTGACATGTCTCGCGCGCTTGGCCCCGCCCCCTGCGCGGTGTGATTGGCCCCGCGCGGGTTCCGGTTCCGGTCGGGCCATGGCGGCGACGCGCGCGCTGTGAGGGCTATGGCTGCCCCGCACGCAGAGAAGCTGGAGGGACccgtcccggccccgccgcccccgccggggccCCCGCACCCCGCGGGCAGCACTGCCGCCGGCGGGCCCGGCCGGAAGCAGGGGAAGGCAGGTGAGCGCGGGTGGACCGGGACCGGGGTGGGTGGGGGTCGCCCGGGCCCTGCTGACGCGGCCTCGCTTGTCCCCGCAGGGCTGCAGATGAAGAGCCCCGAAAAGAAGCGGCGCAAGTCCAACACGCAGGTAGGGCCGGGCGAGGGGCGGCGCGGGGGCCAGGGGGGGCCACGGCAACCCTGACCGTCACCTTCTCCCCGCAGGGCCCTGCCTATTCGCATCTCTCGGAGTTCGCCCCGCCGCCCACTCCTATGGTGGACCACCTGGTGGCCTCCAATCCCTTCGAGGATGATTTCGGAGCCCCCAAGGTGGGGGCGGCCCCTGCccccttcctgggcagccccgTCCCCTTCGGCGGTTTCCGCGTGCAGGGGGGGATGTCGCCGCAGGTGCCCCCCGGTTACGGCGGGGGTCCCCAGCCCCTGCGGAGGCAGCCCCCGCCTTTCGCCCCCGGGCAGATGGGCCCGGCCTTTAGCATTCCCCCCCAGAATCCCAACTACGTGCAGCCGGGGGGCTTGACCTTCGCCGGGCAGCCCTTCAGCCAGCCCCTCGGACAGAACTTCAGCCCCCCTATGGGGCAGCTCATGCAGGGGCCTGTTGCGGGCTTCGGGCCCATGATGTCCCCCACTATGGGGCAGCCCCCCCGGGGGGACATGGGCCCCGGGCCAGCCCTCAACCCCCCCGGGGGGCCAGCAGTGGCTCAGCGCTTCAGCCAGCCCAGCAACCTCTTTGGACAATCGCCCATGCAGCGCCCCGGGCAGAACATGCCACCCCTGCCCCCCACCGCCAGTCCCTTCCCTGGGGCGGATCCCAGCTTCCCTGCTAGCAGCGAAGAAGGGGGCAAGAACCCTCCCCCCAGCACCTTCGCCCAGGAGCAGCACTCGGGCTCCCCCGCCACCGTCAACGGGGCACAGCCTGGCTTTGCCCCCAACAGCGCTGGCCGCAGTGCCAGCACTCCGGAGACCAACAGCCTCCCACTTCCGCCCCCCGGCAAGGCCACCAGCACCTCAGGGCACCAGCCACCACCGGGGCTTGTGTACCCCTGCGGGGCCTGTCGCAACGAGGTGAACGATGACCAGGACGCCATCCTGTGTGAGGCCTCCTGCCAGAAGTGGTTCCACCGAGAGTGCACGGGGATGACCGAGAATGCCTATGGGCTGCTCACCACTGAGGCCTCTGCCGTCTGGGCCTGCGATTTCTGCCTCAAGACAAAAGAGATCCAGTCGGTCTACATCCGGGAGGGCATGGGACAGCTGGTGACCGCCAACGACGGCTGAGCCACCATTCAGCCGCCATGTACAGCTTCCCCCACTGATTTAGGACCAAACCCCCATTTTTTGTAGCTGTTGCCCCCACACCAGCCAGAGAGGCACTGCCATGCACTGGCTGTGGCTGCTCGCCAGGCACTGCCTGCCACCGGGACCCACCGGGGGATCTGGGACGGTGCTGGCCATGCCTTTGCCAGGCCCCAGTGCAGCGGCTTTGGGAGGGCTGAGGCTTCCTGGTGCTCCGCAGTGCTGCCCCCAGTTAGGTCACTGCCCTTGCAGGGGGCACCTCCTGGGCTGTGCAGCGGTCCTGGTGCCTCCTTCCACATTCACGGGGCAGTCCCGGTGCCCCCTGCTCCGGTGCTCGGAATGGTCCCGGTACCCGCTCCCCACCCCAGCTCCGTCCGTTTTAGCCAATCGTTAATGGAAATTTTTGTACCGTCGTTATAAAACTCTTAAACGCGCGTCTCGGTGTCTGTCCGAGGAAGGTGTGCGGGGGTGTCGGTGGTGTCCGGTCCCGGGGGGGGCGCGGGGTGGGGTGCTCGGTaccggcggggccgcgcgcgctccccccgccccccgcgcgccTCCCTGCGACGCTCCGCGGCCGCCGCGGGCTGCGATTGGCTGCTCGCGTCACGTGCGCGCCCCGTCccgagggcggcggcggccccggggaaAGTTCCCGGCGGGACGCGGCGGCGCAGGTaccgcccggggccgcggggaggCGCTGCCCCCGCCGGGCCGGACCTGGCCCCGGgacggggcggggggcgcgggcgcgggcgcggctCGGAGGAGGCcgtggggaggggagaggagcgGGTTGTCACCGGCGGGGCCGTCACTCCCAGGCCGGCTCTGGGTCCCGGGTGGGTggggggggaagagggaggctggggctgcccgaGACCCCCTTCCGGTGCTGCCGTTTTGCTGTGGGGCGGTGGGATCCGGACCGGGGGCCCCTGGTTTCCCCACGCCAGGCCCCGCGTCACCCGTCCACCTGCCGGGAGGCATCACCGGCTAAAAATACCCAGCGGCGGCAGCTGGTGTCAGTGGGAGTGGAGCCGCAGAGCCGGTGCACCGGGACGGCTCCCTGAAAGccccccagcctgtggctgGGGGGGAactggctggcagcagcaccatGGCTCTCCCGGTCATATccagctggcactgggagctgggtcATGTCCTGCTGTCCGTGCGTCCGTTGGTCTGTCTCCTTGCAGGTAGCACTGGACTGTCCCTATGGCGGAGAAATTGGAGCCCCGAGATtcagagagcagctgggtgCTGGCGGGCAGCGAGGTGAGGGCTGGCAACCCCTAGAGCAGACCCTCACTACTTGAGATCTCCAGGACAACATCCCAGAACTGGGGCCCCTAGGGCAGCCCCCCAGAGCTGGAGACCCCTGGGCAGACCCTCCAGAGCCTacctggggctgcaggcagagtgGGGCACATGGAGGTCAGGGCTAAGGGTGTCTCCATATGTCCTCACTTCCCCTAGGGTCTGCCCATTGACACGGTGGGTCCAGAGCAGGACTCAACCTCCCACGGGTCTGAGGATGAGGAAccggaggaggaggatgaaggcACCCAGGACACAGTCACAGGCAGGCAGCCACTCTGGGTATGGGGCAAGCCTGGTGTCACCTTCCTGTGCCACTGTCTCATCCCCAtgctctgcctctccccagccACGGCCACCAATGGCATCACTACC contains the following coding sequences:
- the SHC1 gene encoding SHC-transforming protein 1 isoform X1, whose protein sequence is MDLLQKSKYSHLRNESVSSLEEAIGGLGVPPSPVESLASMRSLPDSLSSSSLSHAAPLGELSPELEESPTTLCSFFPKMANLKLSNPANLLSLRGSSASSSPGEPGPPGMPALVPGGAASPGSARPVTVCSQDMNKLSCGKKTRVEGGQLGGDEWTRHGSFVNKPTRGWLHPDDKVMGSGVSYHVRYMGCVEVLQSMRALDFNTRTQVTREAIGLVCEAVPGAKGAVRRRKPCSRSLNSILGKSNLKFAGMPITLTISTSSLNLMASDCKQIIANHHMQSISFASGGDPDTAEYVAYVAKDPVNQRACHILECPEGLAQDVISTIGQAFELRFKQYLKNPPKLVTPHDRMAGFDGSAWDEEEEEPAPDHQYYNDFPGKEPPIGGVVDMRLQDGAAQTPNHLGATLPVGQSSGGEYDAQKQHTPAQAAREKYAAPAGTPGRTDLFDDPSYVNVQNIDKTRQASAAGATANGSTQRDLFDMKPFEDALRVPPSVPVGLPPAQVVASMEEQLRREPWYHGKMNRKEAEKLLKVNGDFLVRESTTTPGQYVLTGLQGGQPKHLLLVDPEGVVRTKDHRFESVSHLISYHMDNHLPIISAGSEMCLQQPVERRL
- the SHC1 gene encoding SHC-transforming protein 1 isoform X2, which translates into the protein MDLLQKSKYSHLRNESVSSLEEAIGGLGVPPSPVESLASMRSLPDSLSSSSLSHAAPLGELSPELEESPTTLCSFFPKMANLKLSNPANLLSLRGSSASSSPGEPGPPGMPALVPGGAASPGSARPVTVCSQDMNKLSCGKKTRVEGGQLGGDEWTRHGSFVNKPTRGWLHPDDKVMGSGVSYHVRYMGCVEVLQSMRALDFNTRTQVTREAIGLVCEAVPGAKGAVRRRKPCSRSLNSILGKSNLKFAGMPITLTISTSSLNLMASDCKQIIANHHMQSISFASGGDPDTAEYVAYVAKDPVNQRACHILECPEGLAQDVISTIGQAFELRFKQYLKNPPKLVTPHDRMAGFDGSAWDEEEEEPAPDHQYYNDFPGKEPPIGGVVDMRLQDGAAQTPNHLGATLPVGQSSGGEYDAQKQHTPAQAREKYAAPAGTPGRTDLFDDPSYVNVQNIDKTRQASAAGATANGSTQRDLFDMKPFEDALRVPPSVPVGLPPAQVVASMEEQLRREPWYHGKMNRKEAEKLLKVNGDFLVRESTTTPGQYVLTGLQGGQPKHLLLVDPEGVVRTKDHRFESVSHLISYHMDNHLPIISAGSEMCLQQPVERRL
- the SHC1 gene encoding SHC-transforming protein 1 isoform X5 produces the protein MEYVDMNKLSCGKKTRVEGGQLGGDEWTRHGSFVNKPTRGWLHPDDKVMGSGVSYHVRYMGCVEVLQSMRALDFNTRTQVTREAIGLVCEAVPGAKGAVRRRKPCSRSLNSILGKSNLKFAGMPITLTISTSSLNLMASDCKQIIANHHMQSISFASGGDPDTAEYVAYVAKDPVNQRACHILECPEGLAQDVISTIGQAFELRFKQYLKNPPKLVTPHDRMAGFDGSAWDEEEEEPAPDHQYYNDFPGKEPPIGGVVDMRLQDGAAQTPNHLGATLPVGQSSGGEYDAQKQHTPAQAAREKYAAPAGTPGRTDLFDDPSYVNVQNIDKTRQASAAGATANGSTQRDLFDMKPFEDALRVPPSVPVGLPPAQVVASMEEQLRREPWYHGKMNRKEAEKLLKVNGDFLVRESTTTPGQYVLTGLQGGQPKHLLLVDPEGVVRTKDHRFESVSHLISYHMDNHLPIISAGSEMCLQQPVERRL
- the SHC1 gene encoding SHC-transforming protein 1 isoform X3, which translates into the protein MFLSQRITAPSSRQWEEGGFQVSLTPCVSSLLHGSHSPIHLWTAWRSRVCLLAPWPPPQRAGTGLANSLFVPEPQVGVPDERGCVSLLPARGLPCPPPAMEYVDMNKLSCGKKTRVEGGQLGGDEWTRHGSFVNKPTRGWLHPDDKVMGSGVSYHVRYMGCVEVLQSMRALDFNTRTQVTREAIGLVCEAVPGAKGAVRRRKPCSRSLNSILGKSNLKFAGMPITLTISTSSLNLMASDCKQIIANHHMQSISFASGGDPDTAEYVAYVAKDPVNQRACHILECPEGLAQDVISTIGQAFELRFKQYLKNPPKLVTPHDRMAGFDGSAWDEEEEEPAPDHQYYNDFPGKEPPIGGVVDMRLQDGAAQTPNHLGATLPVGQSSGGEYDAQKQHTPAQAAREKYAAPAGTPGRTDLFDDPSYVNVQNIDKTRQASAAGATANGSTQRDLFDMKPFEDALRVPPSVPVGLPPAQVVASMEEQLRREPWYHGKMNRKEAEKLLKVNGDFLVRESTTTPGQYVLTGLQGGQPKHLLLVDPEGVVRTKDHRFESVSHLISYHMDNHLPIISAGSEMCLQQPVERRL
- the SHC1 gene encoding SHC-transforming protein 1 isoform X4 → MFLSQRITAPSSRQWEEGGFQVSLTPCVSSLLHGSHSPIHLWTAWRSRVCLLAPWPPPQRAGTGLANSLFVPEPQVGVPDERGCVSLLPARGLPCPPPAMEYVDMNKLSCGKKTRVEGGQLGGDEWTRHGSFVNKPTRGWLHPDDKVMGSGVSYHVRYMGCVEVLQSMRALDFNTRTQVTREAIGLVCEAVPGAKGAVRRRKPCSRSLNSILGKSNLKFAGMPITLTISTSSLNLMASDCKQIIANHHMQSISFASGGDPDTAEYVAYVAKDPVNQRACHILECPEGLAQDVISTIGQAFELRFKQYLKNPPKLVTPHDRMAGFDGSAWDEEEEEPAPDHQYYNDFPGKEPPIGGVVDMRLQDGAAQTPNHLGATLPVGQSSGGEYDAQKQHTPAQAREKYAAPAGTPGRTDLFDDPSYVNVQNIDKTRQASAAGATANGSTQRDLFDMKPFEDALRVPPSVPVGLPPAQVVASMEEQLRREPWYHGKMNRKEAEKLLKVNGDFLVRESTTTPGQYVLTGLQGGQPKHLLLVDPEGVVRTKDHRFESVSHLISYHMDNHLPIISAGSEMCLQQPVERRL
- the SHC1 gene encoding SHC-transforming protein 1 isoform X6 — protein: MNKLSCGKKTRVEGGQLGGDEWTRHGSFVNKPTRGWLHPDDKVMGSGVSYHVRYMGCVEVLQSMRALDFNTRTQVTREAIGLVCEAVPGAKGAVRRRKPCSRSLNSILGKSNLKFAGMPITLTISTSSLNLMASDCKQIIANHHMQSISFASGGDPDTAEYVAYVAKDPVNQRACHILECPEGLAQDVISTIGQAFELRFKQYLKNPPKLVTPHDRMAGFDGSAWDEEEEEPAPDHQYYNDFPGKEPPIGGVVDMRLQDGAAQTPNHLGATLPVGQSSGGEYDAQKQHTPAQAAREKYAAPAGTPGRTDLFDDPSYVNVQNIDKTRQASAAGATANGSTQRDLFDMKPFEDALRVPPSVPVGLPPAQVVASMEEQLRREPWYHGKMNRKEAEKLLKVNGDFLVRESTTTPGQYVLTGLQGGQPKHLLLVDPEGVVRTKDHRFESVSHLISYHMDNHLPIISAGSEMCLQQPVERRL
- the PYGO2 gene encoding pygopus homolog 2 isoform X2, with protein sequence MAAPHAEKLEGPVPAPPPPPGPPHPAGSTAAGGPGRKQGKAGLQMKSPEKKRRKSNTQGPAYSHLSEFAPPPTPMVDHLVASNPFEDDFGAPKVGAAPAPFLGSPVPFGGFRVQGGMSPQVPPGYGGGPQPLRRQPPPFAPGQMGPAFSIPPQNPNYVQPGGLTFAGQPFSQPLGQNFSPPMGQLMQGPVAGFGPMMSPTMGQPPRGDMGPGPALNPPGGPAVAQRFSQPSNLFGQSPMQRPGQNMPPLPPTASPFPGADPSFPASSEEGGKNPPPSTFAQEQHSGSPATVNGAQPGFAPNSAGRSASTPETNSLPLPPPGKATSTSGHQPPPGLVYPCGACRNEVNDDQDAILCEASCQKWFHRECTGMTENAYGLLTTEASAVWACDFCLKTKEIQSVYIREGMGQLVTANDG
- the PYGO2 gene encoding pygopus homolog 2 isoform X1, which encodes MAAPHAEKLEGPVPAPPPPPGPPHPAGSTAAGGPGRKQGKAGERGWTGTGVGGGRPGPADAASLVPAGLQMKSPEKKRRKSNTQGPAYSHLSEFAPPPTPMVDHLVASNPFEDDFGAPKVGAAPAPFLGSPVPFGGFRVQGGMSPQVPPGYGGGPQPLRRQPPPFAPGQMGPAFSIPPQNPNYVQPGGLTFAGQPFSQPLGQNFSPPMGQLMQGPVAGFGPMMSPTMGQPPRGDMGPGPALNPPGGPAVAQRFSQPSNLFGQSPMQRPGQNMPPLPPTASPFPGADPSFPASSEEGGKNPPPSTFAQEQHSGSPATVNGAQPGFAPNSAGRSASTPETNSLPLPPPGKATSTSGHQPPPGLVYPCGACRNEVNDDQDAILCEASCQKWFHRECTGMTENAYGLLTTEASAVWACDFCLKTKEIQSVYIREGMGQLVTANDG